One genomic window of Gracilinema caldarium DSM 7334 includes the following:
- a CDS encoding ClC family H(+)/Cl(-) exchange transporter, whose amino-acid sequence MNSVTNIQNPLKDERNLLRRLYVSRIGLVLESILVGLASGLVVALFRLALVKADGIRFTWYTFLRNQIHQGRWQPLVLQIGLYSLLGLILGWMSIWRPMARGSGIPQLKGYFEGRFQFRWFSELLVKIVSGILGIGAGLSLGREGPSVQIGSYVGMGLLSRSSRPEVEKKFLITAGASAGLAAAFNAPLAGVLFALEELHRVFSPLLLTCTLAASMTADIMAGLFFGMHPVFSFRALNLLPIKLYPWLMLLGIVSAFGADLFKRALYRVQDLYKASKLPRIIWPILPLIASIPLGLYYFDVTGGGHPLIESLTESPRAIVILGTLFIIKLMFTALSYGVGTAGGIFLPLLVCGALLGTLVGQVLSAFGFIDQSYVLNFLILGMAAFFTAVVKAPVTGAVLILEMCGNFNHFGGLMLVCLVAYVSSDMLVSEPVYEVLLRRIAATTEPVPEKTGQNL is encoded by the coding sequence ATGAATAGCGTCACGAATATTCAAAATCCTTTAAAAGATGAACGTAATTTGCTGCGGCGTTTGTATGTTTCGCGGATTGGGCTTGTGCTGGAAAGTATTCTTGTTGGACTTGCATCCGGCTTGGTGGTTGCCCTGTTTCGACTGGCCCTAGTAAAGGCTGATGGGATACGGTTTACCTGGTATACCTTTCTGAGAAACCAGATACATCAGGGCCGCTGGCAACCCCTGGTTCTCCAAATCGGTCTTTATAGCTTGTTGGGGCTCATACTTGGCTGGATGAGTATCTGGAGGCCTATGGCTCGGGGAAGTGGTATTCCTCAGTTAAAGGGGTATTTCGAAGGTCGTTTTCAGTTCCGCTGGTTTTCTGAGCTTCTTGTTAAAATAGTGAGCGGTATTCTGGGGATTGGTGCTGGCCTTTCTCTGGGGCGAGAGGGTCCCTCAGTGCAAATTGGTTCCTATGTTGGTATGGGGCTTCTATCGCGGTCATCGCGGCCCGAAGTTGAAAAAAAGTTCCTGATTACCGCCGGAGCCTCTGCAGGGCTTGCTGCTGCTTTTAACGCACCCCTTGCTGGGGTGCTCTTCGCTCTAGAGGAATTACACCGGGTATTTTCGCCACTACTGCTTACCTGTACCCTTGCAGCTTCTATGACTGCCGATATAATGGCAGGCCTCTTTTTTGGTATGCACCCGGTTTTTTCGTTTCGTGCCCTCAATCTGCTTCCAATTAAACTGTATCCCTGGCTTATGCTTCTGGGTATAGTGAGTGCTTTTGGTGCGGATCTCTTTAAACGAGCTCTCTATAGGGTTCAAGACCTATATAAGGCTTCAAAGTTACCCCGTATAATCTGGCCAATCTTACCGCTTATAGCTTCTATCCCCTTAGGTTTATATTATTTTGATGTTACCGGGGGTGGCCACCCGCTTATTGAATCGTTAACTGAATCTCCGCGGGCTATTGTAATACTTGGTACACTCTTTATCATTAAATTGATGTTTACCGCCCTTTCTTATGGTGTCGGTACAGCGGGAGGCATCTTTCTACCCCTTCTGGTTTGTGGCGCCCTGTTGGGGACCTTGGTGGGTCAGGTGCTTTCAGCTTTTGGTTTTATTGATCAGAGCTATGTTCTTAACTTTTTAATTCTCGGTATGGCAGCCTTTTTTACAGCTGTAGTAAAAGCGCCAGTTACAGGGGCTGTGTTAATTCTGGAAATGTGCGGTAATTTTAACCATTTTGGTGGACTTATGCTGGTTTGTCTTGTAGCGTATGTAAGTTCTGATATGCTGGTTTCTGAACCTGTTTATGAGGTGCTGCTCAGACGAATAGCTGCAACGACAGAGCCTGTACCAGAAAAAACTGGTCAGAATTTGTAG
- a CDS encoding dicarboxylate/amino acid:cation symporter, protein MAQAGEQKKGALDWYFKTNLLVRILIGLILGAIVGIILGFFPASVKPFVDNSKFFGDLFIRLLKMIVVPVIFFSLVSGAASIAPGRLGRVGVKIVLYYLITSFFAVIIGLLFANLLQPGAGFGIVGDAAVKGKSAEAPTLVQILLNIIPTNPVESLAKGDVLPIIFFAVVFGIALSYVKDSTNAKVAQGAGLLFDVSNAAAETMYKVVGGIMQYAPIGVFVLIASVFAQQGPKALGPLFMVTLTAYLGLIIHFIITYGGFLSVYKLGFFKFIKGANEAMITAFVTRSSSGTLPVTLRVSEENLGVPRSISSFTLPLGATINMDGTAIYLGVCAMFIGYATGNPLTFAQQATVVITATLASIGTAGVPGAGAIMLLMVLESIGLKVSEGSAVAAAYAMILGIDALLDMGRTWLNVTGDMVGSVVVSKSEKELDESLWK, encoded by the coding sequence ATGGCTCAAGCTGGTGAGCAGAAAAAGGGTGCCCTGGATTGGTATTTTAAGACCAATCTGCTGGTCCGCATTCTGATTGGGTTAATACTTGGAGCAATTGTCGGTATCATCCTGGGATTTTTCCCCGCTTCGGTAAAGCCCTTTGTGGACAATTCTAAATTCTTCGGAGATCTTTTTATCCGGCTTCTTAAGATGATTGTGGTGCCGGTGATCTTTTTCTCCCTTGTCTCTGGTGCGGCCAGTATTGCCCCGGGACGTCTCGGTCGGGTGGGTGTAAAAATAGTTCTGTATTATCTCATAACCTCATTTTTCGCAGTTATTATTGGCCTGCTTTTTGCGAATCTTCTTCAGCCCGGCGCTGGTTTTGGGATTGTCGGAGATGCAGCAGTCAAAGGAAAGTCTGCTGAGGCTCCAACGCTCGTACAAATTCTTTTAAATATTATTCCCACCAATCCGGTTGAATCCCTTGCTAAAGGTGATGTGCTCCCGATTATCTTTTTTGCTGTTGTGTTTGGTATAGCCCTTTCGTATGTCAAGGATTCAACGAATGCAAAGGTAGCCCAGGGTGCAGGTCTTTTATTTGATGTTAGCAATGCCGCTGCGGAAACCATGTATAAGGTGGTGGGCGGTATTATGCAGTATGCTCCTATCGGTGTCTTTGTGCTTATCGCCTCGGTCTTTGCCCAACAGGGACCGAAAGCCTTAGGCCCCCTTTTTATGGTAACCTTGACTGCCTATTTGGGGCTTATAATCCATTTCATCATAACCTATGGTGGTTTTCTTTCAGTTTATAAACTTGGTTTCTTTAAATTTATAAAAGGCGCCAATGAGGCTATGATTACCGCCTTTGTTACCCGTTCATCCAGTGGTACGCTTCCGGTAACCCTTCGGGTTTCCGAAGAAAATCTCGGTGTTCCTCGAAGCATCAGTTCTTTCACCTTACCCCTTGGTGCAACGATTAATATGGATGGAACCGCAATCTACCTTGGGGTATGTGCCATGTTTATTGGGTATGCGACGGGTAATCCGCTTACCTTTGCACAGCAGGCAACGGTCGTTATTACTGCAACCCTGGCTTCCATTGGTACCGCCGGTGTTCCCGGTGCAGGGGCCATTATGCTCCTGATGGTGCTTGAATCTATTGGCCTCAAGGTTTCCGAAGGAAGCGCAGTAGCTGCAGCCTATGCGATGATCCTGGGTATCGATGCCCTCCTTGATATGGGCCGAACCTGGCTTAATGTCACCGGTGATATGGTGGGATCTGTAGTAGTCTCAAAATCAGAGAAGGAATTGGATGAGTCTCTGTGGAAGTAA